A genomic window from Sanguibacter antarcticus includes:
- a CDS encoding NADH-quinone oxidoreductase subunit J, giving the protein MVSTAEAVLFWCIAPLMVIAALGLIFARKAVHATLCVVFVMVSLAVLYVALEAPFLGIVQIVVYTGAVMMLFLFVIMLVGVDASDSLVETIRGQRVVGWLLGLGLGAVLVGVITRVSFPEGVGLAAANEVTNPVGLARILFTDFVFGLEVVGILLVTAALAALTLTHKQRLVPRVGQKEMADARVAGGGSLVPLPAPGVYAQRNAMDVPALDPQGRPIASSVSRVLRIRGQERGTPVESEILGLDDSGAQGRLAGPPPHDPVDTTEEER; this is encoded by the coding sequence ATGGTCAGCACAGCCGAAGCAGTTCTCTTCTGGTGCATCGCACCCCTCATGGTCATCGCTGCGCTCGGGCTGATCTTCGCGCGCAAGGCCGTCCACGCGACGCTGTGCGTCGTCTTTGTCATGGTGAGCCTCGCGGTCCTCTATGTCGCGCTCGAGGCGCCGTTCCTCGGGATCGTCCAGATCGTCGTGTACACCGGCGCCGTGATGATGCTCTTCCTCTTCGTCATCATGCTCGTCGGCGTCGACGCCTCGGACTCCCTCGTGGAGACGATCCGCGGACAACGCGTCGTCGGGTGGCTCCTCGGTCTCGGCCTCGGGGCCGTCCTCGTCGGTGTGATCACGCGCGTCTCCTTCCCCGAGGGCGTCGGGCTCGCCGCGGCGAACGAGGTGACGAACCCGGTCGGGCTCGCCCGCATCCTGTTCACCGACTTCGTCTTCGGGCTCGAGGTCGTCGGCATCCTCCTCGTGACCGCTGCCCTCGCTGCCCTGACGCTCACCCACAAGCAGCGTCTCGTGCCCCGGGTCGGGCAGAAGGAGATGGCCGACGCGCGCGTCGCCGGTGGCGGGTCGCTCGTCCCGCTGCCCGCGCCCGGTGTCTACGCCCAGCGCAACGCGATGGACGTGCCTGCGCTCGACCCCCAGGGTCGCCCGATCGCGTCGTCCGTCTCACGCGTCCTGCGCATCCGTGGTCAGGAGCGGGGCACCCCGGTCGAGTCCGAGATCCTCGGTCTCGACGACTCGGGAGCGCAGGGCCGGCTCGCCGGGCCACCGCCGCACGACCCCGTCGACACCACCGAAGAGGAGCGCTGA
- the nuoK gene encoding NADH-quinone oxidoreductase subunit NuoK, with translation MDLSNYLVLAAILFTIGAATVLLRRNAIIVFMGIELMLNASNLMFVTFARMHGDLTGQVVAFFVMVVAAAEVVVGLAIIVSIFRTRRSASVDDVNLLKN, from the coding sequence ATGGACCTCAGCAACTATCTGGTCCTCGCTGCCATCCTCTTCACGATCGGTGCCGCGACGGTGCTCCTGCGCCGTAACGCCATCATCGTGTTCATGGGGATCGAGCTCATGCTCAACGCGTCGAACCTCATGTTCGTCACCTTCGCGCGGATGCACGGCGACCTCACCGGGCAGGTCGTGGCCTTCTTCGTCATGGTGGTCGCCGCCGCCGAGGTGGTGGTGGGTCTCGCCATCATCGTGTCCATCTTCCGAACCCGCAGGTCCGCGTCGGTCGACGACGTCAACCTGCTGAAGAACTGA
- the nuoN gene encoding NADH-quinone oxidoreductase subunit NuoN — MIVHAAAEGVFVAPAVEWAALAPLIIVVSAGVLGVLVESFVPARLRRTVQVVLTTVSLAAALGVIVWQGIAWTGTDAPGGKTVLGGALVLDGTAMLLQGTIALLALLALLVVSDRTAAMQSPFAPSAAAIPGSDYEDLARRKGLEQTEAYPLLMFAVAGMLIFPAAGDLVTMFIALEVLSLPLYVLSGMARRRRLLSQEASFKYFVLGAFSSALFLFGAALLYGYSGSVTLQGIGAASTSVAQGDAPDGWELLWLLGTLFVIAGLLFKVGAVPFQAWTPDVYQGAPTPITGFMAACTKVAAFGALLRFIYAGGFVGSLEMLDSVKAALWVVAIATMVVGTIVGATQTDMKRMLGYSSIAHAGFVLVALLAFNGEGIKAVVFYLLVYGLATVGAFAVVTLVREVGPGGEILGEATHLGQWAGLGRRRPWLAGSFALFLLSFAGIPLTGGFIAKFGAFAAAVEGNQVLGDSTVLAVVGVLASAVAVFFYIRVIVIMFFTSPEGMAPVEPAETEAGENEVGATHTARSSVLVATGAPAVTVVRSEGMTAFTIAVTAAAVLVLGVFPSPVLAVIARVSGIR; from the coding sequence GTGATCGTGCACGCTGCAGCAGAGGGCGTGTTCGTCGCGCCCGCGGTCGAGTGGGCCGCCCTCGCACCGCTCATCATCGTCGTCAGCGCCGGGGTGCTCGGGGTGCTCGTCGAGTCCTTCGTCCCTGCACGGTTGCGCCGTACGGTGCAGGTGGTCCTCACGACCGTCTCCCTCGCGGCGGCGCTCGGCGTGATCGTCTGGCAAGGGATCGCGTGGACCGGGACGGACGCGCCGGGGGGCAAGACCGTCCTCGGCGGCGCCCTCGTGCTCGACGGCACAGCGATGCTCCTCCAGGGCACGATCGCTCTCCTGGCGCTGCTCGCGCTCCTCGTCGTCTCGGACCGCACGGCAGCGATGCAGAGCCCCTTCGCTCCGAGCGCTGCCGCCATCCCAGGATCCGACTACGAGGACCTCGCGCGCCGCAAGGGGCTCGAGCAGACCGAGGCCTATCCGCTGCTCATGTTCGCTGTCGCGGGCATGCTCATCTTCCCCGCAGCCGGGGACCTCGTGACGATGTTCATCGCTCTCGAGGTGCTCTCGTTGCCGCTCTACGTGCTCTCGGGCATGGCCCGGCGTCGTCGCCTGCTCTCGCAGGAGGCTTCGTTCAAGTACTTTGTCCTCGGCGCCTTCTCGTCTGCGCTCTTCCTCTTCGGGGCAGCGCTGCTGTACGGATACTCCGGATCCGTCACCCTCCAAGGCATCGGAGCCGCGTCCACGAGCGTCGCCCAGGGAGACGCTCCGGACGGCTGGGAGCTCTTGTGGCTTCTCGGCACGCTCTTCGTCATCGCCGGGCTGCTGTTCAAGGTGGGCGCCGTACCGTTCCAGGCGTGGACGCCGGACGTCTATCAAGGTGCCCCCACACCCATCACGGGATTCATGGCGGCGTGCACCAAGGTCGCCGCCTTCGGCGCGCTCCTCCGGTTCATCTACGCGGGGGGCTTCGTCGGCTCGCTCGAGATGCTCGACTCGGTGAAGGCCGCGCTGTGGGTCGTGGCGATCGCGACGATGGTCGTCGGAACGATCGTCGGTGCGACGCAGACGGACATGAAGCGGATGCTCGGCTACTCCTCGATCGCCCACGCAGGGTTCGTCCTCGTCGCGCTCCTCGCGTTCAACGGCGAGGGCATCAAGGCTGTCGTCTTCTACCTGCTGGTCTATGGGCTCGCGACCGTGGGTGCGTTCGCCGTCGTCACGCTCGTGCGCGAGGTCGGTCCGGGAGGGGAGATCCTCGGCGAGGCTACCCACCTCGGGCAGTGGGCCGGTCTCGGACGGCGCAGGCCGTGGCTCGCGGGCTCGTTCGCCCTGTTCTTGCTCTCGTTCGCCGGGATCCCGCTCACGGGCGGGTTCATCGCCAAGTTCGGTGCGTTCGCTGCGGCGGTCGAGGGCAACCAGGTCCTCGGAGACTCGACGGTCCTCGCCGTCGTCGGTGTGCTCGCGTCTGCGGTCGCGGTGTTCTTCTACATCCGGGTCATCGTCATCATGTTCTTCACGTCGCCCGAGGGCATGGCTCCGGTCGAGCCTGCTGAGACCGAGGCGGGCGAGAACGAGGTGGGGGCCACCCACACGGCGCGTTCGTCGGTGCTCGTCGCGACGGGTGCTCCGGCGGTCACTGTCGTCCGTTCCGAAGGGATGACTGCGTTCACCATCGCTGTGACGGCTGCCGCGGTGCTCGTCCTCGGGGTCTTCCCGTCTCCGGTCCTGGCTGTCATCGCCAGAGTGTCCGGCATCCGCTGA
- the nuoH gene encoding NADH-quinone oxidoreductase subunit NuoH gives MVDFSNDTIWTYVVKAVLILVFLLTSVLIAIWFERKVVARMQVRPGPNVHGPFGLLQSLADAMKLLLKEDITVKAADKFVYILAPMIAVFASLLTFAVIPLGPQVTIPFTDISTPAQLTDFPVAVLYILACASIGVYGIILGGWASGSTYPLLGSVRSTAQVISYELAMGLSLVSVFIMVGSMSTGDIVEYQTDYWLVIPLMPAFVIYVISMVGETNRLPFDLPEAEGELVGGYMTEYSSMKFAWFFLAEYINMINVSAVATTLFMGGWRAPWPLSAVNDGMFNEGWWPILWFLVKVWGFMFLFVWIRGTVLRLRYDQFMKFGWKVLIPLALGWIVCVSVIRGLRDFHDLNMQSVGLGIFVVAAVVLIIIQLVPERATTEDEQEADAPFDAFAHGFPVPPMPGQKLPPSPRAERRARAAVGAGTSSGPGATSETGTTGPVPDDTPPATGKEAHDE, from the coding sequence ATGGTCGACTTCTCGAACGACACGATCTGGACGTACGTCGTCAAGGCGGTGCTCATCCTCGTCTTCCTGCTGACGAGCGTGCTCATCGCCATCTGGTTCGAGCGCAAGGTCGTCGCCCGGATGCAGGTACGGCCGGGACCGAACGTCCACGGACCGTTCGGTCTCCTGCAGTCCCTCGCCGATGCGATGAAGCTGCTCCTCAAGGAGGACATCACCGTCAAGGCTGCGGACAAGTTCGTCTACATCCTTGCCCCGATGATCGCGGTCTTCGCCTCGCTCCTCACGTTCGCCGTGATCCCGCTCGGCCCGCAGGTGACCATCCCGTTCACCGACATCTCGACCCCGGCGCAGCTGACCGACTTCCCGGTCGCGGTGCTGTACATCCTCGCGTGCGCGTCGATCGGCGTGTACGGGATCATCCTCGGTGGCTGGGCGTCGGGCTCGACGTACCCGCTCCTCGGCTCGGTCCGCTCGACGGCCCAGGTCATCAGCTACGAGCTGGCGATGGGCCTGTCGCTCGTGAGCGTGTTCATCATGGTGGGCTCCATGTCCACAGGCGACATCGTCGAGTACCAGACGGACTACTGGCTCGTCATCCCGCTCATGCCGGCGTTCGTCATCTACGTCATCTCGATGGTGGGCGAGACCAACCGTCTCCCGTTCGACCTCCCCGAGGCCGAGGGTGAGCTCGTCGGGGGCTACATGACCGAGTACTCCTCGATGAAGTTCGCCTGGTTCTTCCTCGCTGAGTACATCAACATGATCAACGTCTCCGCGGTCGCCACCACCCTGTTCATGGGTGGGTGGCGTGCGCCGTGGCCGCTGTCCGCGGTGAACGACGGCATGTTCAACGAGGGCTGGTGGCCCATCCTGTGGTTCCTCGTGAAGGTCTGGGGCTTCATGTTCCTCTTCGTGTGGATCCGCGGGACTGTCCTGCGCCTGCGCTACGACCAGTTCATGAAGTTCGGCTGGAAGGTCCTCATCCCTCTCGCGCTCGGCTGGATCGTGTGCGTCTCGGTCATCCGCGGGCTGCGCGACTTCCACGACCTCAACATGCAGAGCGTCGGCCTCGGGATCTTCGTCGTGGCTGCGGTGGTGCTCATCATCATCCAGCTCGTGCCCGAACGTGCGACCACCGAGGACGAACAGGAAGCGGACGCTCCCTTCGACGCGTTTGCCCACGGCTTCCCTGTGCCGCCGATGCCCGGGCAGAAGCTTCCACCGTCTCCACGAGCCGAGCGGCGGGCCCGAGCCGCCGTCGGAGCAGGCACGTCCTCTGGACCGGGCGCCACCTCCGAGACAGGAACCACCGGGCCTGTGCCTGACGACACCCCACCAGCGACCGGCAAGGAGGCCCACGATGAGTGA
- a CDS encoding polyprenyl synthetase family protein, with protein sequence MPDVDGELSETLVRRLALVEERLRDSVTNADTLADTASRHLVNAGGKRLRPMLVLLTAELGEASRPEVIDAAVVVELTHLATLYHDDVMDSAPLRRGAPAAHEVWGNSVAILTGDLLFARASRTVAGLGPEAVRLQAETFERLCLGQLHETVGPSRGEDPVQHYLRVLSDKTASLLATSARFGAKFAGCRPEVVETVAGYGEKLGVAFQLADDVIDLTSDGVLTGKTPGTDLRERVPTMPVLLLRSRIAAAGVAASREDVELLGLLDGDLASDADLERAVGALRTHAVVEETRAQAIAWARAAVAELEPLPDGPVRAALVSFADALVDRTA encoded by the coding sequence ATGCCAGACGTGGACGGAGAGCTGTCTGAGACGCTCGTGCGCCGCCTCGCCCTCGTCGAGGAGCGTCTGCGCGACTCGGTGACCAACGCCGACACCCTCGCTGACACTGCCTCACGACATCTCGTCAATGCCGGGGGCAAACGCTTGCGCCCCATGCTTGTGCTGCTGACGGCCGAGCTGGGCGAGGCGTCACGCCCTGAGGTGATCGACGCCGCCGTCGTCGTCGAGCTCACCCACCTCGCGACGCTGTACCACGACGACGTCATGGACTCGGCGCCGCTGCGACGCGGCGCTCCGGCCGCGCACGAGGTCTGGGGCAACTCGGTCGCCATCCTCACGGGTGATCTTCTCTTCGCGCGTGCGTCCCGGACGGTAGCCGGTCTCGGCCCTGAAGCGGTCCGGCTGCAGGCCGAGACCTTCGAGCGACTCTGCCTGGGCCAGCTCCACGAGACGGTCGGGCCGTCGCGCGGCGAGGACCCGGTGCAGCACTATCTGCGTGTCCTGTCGGACAAGACGGCGTCGCTCCTGGCGACGTCTGCCCGTTTCGGAGCGAAGTTCGCCGGCTGCCGCCCCGAGGTGGTCGAGACCGTCGCGGGCTACGGAGAGAAGCTCGGCGTCGCGTTCCAGCTGGCGGACGACGTCATCGATCTCACGTCTGACGGTGTGCTCACGGGGAAGACGCCCGGCACTGACCTGCGGGAACGTGTCCCCACCATGCCTGTGCTCCTGCTCCGGAGCCGGATCGCCGCTGCCGGGGTCGCAGCCTCGCGTGAGGACGTCGAGCTCCTGGGTCTGCTGGACGGCGACCTCGCCTCCGATGCGGATCTCGAGCGGGCTGTCGGTGCGCTGCGGACCCACGCTGTCGTCGAGGAGACCCGGGCTCAGGCCATCGCGTGGGCCCGAGCCGCGGTCGCTGAGTTGGAGCCGTTGCCCGACGGCCCGGTCAGGGCGGCCCTCGTCTCGTTCGCGGACGCGCTCGTCGACCGCACGGCGTGA
- the nuoI gene encoding NADH-quinone oxidoreductase subunit NuoI — translation MSEDPKPYEPLIEQPSGLAGIFAPVAGFGVTLSSMFRPTVTEQYPFEKVPTKPRYHGRHQLNRYADGLEKCIGCELCAWACPADAIYVEGADNAALPDGAHRSPGERYGSVYQINYLRCIFCGLCIEACPTRALTMTNEYELAGPTRAGLIWEKDDLLAPMREGMLAAPHPMVPDTTDTDYYRGEIAGPVAEQVEWVTEHRPDDPTIESATAAAQAAASDQAVR, via the coding sequence ATGAGTGAAGATCCGAAGCCCTATGAGCCACTCATCGAGCAGCCCTCAGGGCTGGCCGGGATCTTTGCGCCCGTCGCCGGGTTCGGAGTCACGCTCTCCTCGATGTTCCGGCCGACCGTCACGGAGCAGTACCCGTTCGAGAAGGTCCCGACCAAGCCTCGGTACCACGGGCGGCACCAGCTCAACCGCTATGCAGACGGTCTCGAGAAGTGCATCGGGTGCGAGCTGTGCGCCTGGGCGTGCCCGGCAGACGCGATCTACGTCGAGGGCGCGGACAACGCCGCGCTGCCCGACGGCGCCCACCGGTCCCCGGGGGAGCGCTACGGGAGCGTCTACCAGATCAACTACCTGCGGTGCATCTTCTGCGGGCTCTGCATCGAGGCGTGCCCCACGCGGGCACTGACGATGACGAACGAGTACGAGCTCGCGGGACCGACCCGCGCGGGCCTCATCTGGGAGAAGGACGACCTCTTGGCGCCCATGCGCGAAGGCATGCTCGCAGCCCCGCACCCCATGGTCCCGGACACGACGGACACCGACTACTACCGCGGCGAGATCGCCGGTCCGGTCGCCGAGCAGGTCGAGTGGGTCACCGAGCACCGGCCGGACGACCCGACGATCGAGTCCGCGACCGCAGCCGCCCAGGCTGCCGCGTCCGACCAGGCGGTGCGCTGA
- the nuoL gene encoding NADH-quinone oxidoreductase subunit L → MDTSLIDAAWLLIAIPLVGAAVLLLVGRRADGWGHWMGVAVSGSSFVVGLLVLLALLSRDAHDRVVDVHLFSWLDAGTLNVDAGLRVDPLSLTFVMLVTFVGTLIHVYSVAYMEHDADRRRFFAYLNLFVAAMLTLVLADSYLLLFVGWEGVGLASYLLIGFWNHVPANATAATKAFIVNRIADVGMIVAIMIMFATFGAVDFATVFAGAASSTDTAVLTAIALVLLVAACGKSAQFPLQSWLGDAMAGPTPVSALIHAATMVTAGVYLVVRSGPIFTEAPTALLVTAIVGAVTLLFGAIVGCAKDDIKKALAASTMSQIGYMMLAAGLGPIGYAFAIFHLLTHGFFKAGMFLGAGSVMHGMDDDVNMRRFGALSKYMKVTWLTFGVGWLAILGIPPFSGFWSKDKIIESAFAADGAQGWQPWVFGLVALVGAGITAFYMSRLFFMTFHGDKRWATELSDGSMTPETPHRHPHESPALMTWPMIILAVGSAALGGVLMIGSTFTTWLEPVTGHVEHHEPVLPVPVIMAATLALVLAGVFLAWRQYAASAVPVVPPRGTALTRAARVDLYQEVVNQNLLQRPGQYLTRSLVYADKKVVDGGFMGFAGFLGLVGIGVKRMQNGYVRSYAAMMLAGLGVLVVVVLSVWN, encoded by the coding sequence TTGGACACGTCACTGATCGATGCAGCCTGGCTGCTCATCGCCATCCCCCTCGTCGGGGCTGCAGTACTGCTCCTCGTCGGGCGCCGCGCCGACGGCTGGGGCCACTGGATGGGGGTCGCGGTCTCCGGGTCGAGCTTCGTCGTCGGGCTCCTCGTCCTCCTCGCCCTGCTCAGCCGTGACGCGCACGACCGCGTCGTCGACGTCCACCTCTTCTCGTGGCTCGACGCCGGGACGCTGAACGTCGACGCAGGCCTCCGGGTCGACCCGTTGAGCCTGACGTTCGTCATGCTCGTGACCTTCGTCGGCACGCTCATCCACGTCTACTCCGTGGCCTACATGGAGCACGACGCCGACCGGCGACGGTTCTTCGCGTACCTCAACCTCTTCGTCGCCGCGATGCTCACGCTCGTCCTCGCGGACTCCTACCTGCTGCTCTTCGTCGGCTGGGAAGGCGTCGGCCTCGCGTCGTACCTGCTCATCGGGTTCTGGAACCACGTGCCCGCCAACGCGACGGCCGCCACGAAGGCGTTCATCGTCAACCGCATCGCCGACGTGGGCATGATCGTCGCGATCATGATCATGTTCGCGACGTTCGGCGCCGTCGACTTCGCGACCGTCTTCGCCGGGGCAGCATCGTCGACCGACACCGCGGTCCTCACCGCGATCGCCCTCGTGCTGCTCGTCGCCGCGTGCGGCAAGAGCGCCCAGTTCCCCCTCCAGTCGTGGCTCGGCGACGCGATGGCAGGCCCGACGCCGGTCTCGGCGCTCATCCACGCTGCGACCATGGTCACCGCCGGTGTCTACCTGGTGGTGCGCTCGGGCCCGATCTTCACCGAGGCGCCGACCGCGCTGCTCGTCACCGCGATCGTCGGTGCGGTGACGCTCCTCTTCGGAGCGATCGTCGGCTGTGCCAAGGACGACATCAAGAAGGCTCTCGCCGCGTCGACCATGTCCCAGATCGGCTACATGATGCTCGCTGCGGGCCTCGGCCCGATCGGGTATGCGTTCGCGATCTTCCACCTCCTCACCCACGGCTTCTTCAAGGCCGGCATGTTCCTCGGAGCAGGCTCGGTCATGCACGGCATGGACGACGACGTGAACATGCGTCGCTTCGGTGCCCTGTCGAAGTACATGAAGGTCACGTGGCTGACCTTCGGTGTCGGATGGCTGGCGATCCTCGGGATCCCACCGTTCTCGGGTTTCTGGAGCAAGGACAAGATCATCGAGTCCGCGTTCGCTGCTGACGGCGCGCAGGGCTGGCAGCCGTGGGTCTTCGGTCTCGTCGCCCTCGTCGGCGCCGGGATTACGGCCTTCTACATGTCGCGCCTCTTCTTCATGACGTTCCACGGCGACAAGCGCTGGGCGACCGAGCTGTCCGACGGGTCCATGACGCCGGAGACCCCGCACCGTCACCCGCACGAGTCACCTGCCCTCATGACGTGGCCCATGATCATCCTCGCGGTCGGCTCAGCCGCCCTCGGAGGCGTGCTCATGATCGGCAGCACCTTCACCACGTGGCTGGAACCGGTCACCGGTCACGTCGAGCACCACGAACCTGTGCTGCCCGTCCCCGTGATCATGGCGGCGACGCTCGCGCTCGTCCTCGCCGGCGTGTTCCTCGCCTGGCGTCAGTACGCTGCCTCGGCGGTCCCGGTCGTGCCGCCGCGCGGTACCGCGCTCACGCGGGCTGCGCGTGTCGATCTCTACCAGGAGGTCGTCAACCAGAACCTCCTCCAGCGTCCGGGCCAGTACCTGACCCGTTCTCTCGTCTACGCAGACAAGAAGGTTGTGGACGGTGGCTTCATGGGATTCGCAGGATTCCTCGGGTTGGTCGGGATCGGTGTGAAGCGGATGCAGAACGGATATGTGCGGTCCTATGCCGCCATGATGCTCGCGGGCCTAGGCGTGCTCGTCGTGGTCGTCCTGAGCGTGTGGAACTGA
- a CDS encoding NADH-quinone oxidoreductase subunit M, which yields MNIDANMPWLTLLVALPLVGALVLWALPKRSVHLARPLALGFSLAEVVLLVVTVAAFDRTASGTYQLTETHEWIRQLGVSYALGVDGVGLLLVSLSVVLVPLVIGAAWREQGIDRPEVVEPDRAPGFVRLRHYLALVLVLEMFMVLIFAARDVFLFYVVFEAMLIPVYFMIGGFGDGARRRYAAIKFLIFSLAGGLVMLVAVIALYVQGPGGPQGFLTENLTGLSFDPTTERLLFLGFFLAFAIKAPLFPVHSWLPDAAEHAPAGTSVLLVGVLDKVGTFGMLTLCLPLFPHASRWAAPVIIVLAVVSILYGALLALGQQDIMRLVAYTSVSHFGFIVLGIFAFQQLSVAGASFYMVNHGISTGLLFLVAGFLVARSPSGRSRQIADFGGLQKVVPVLAGTFLVAGLSALSLPGLSTFVSEIMVLVGTYGRSPAAAIVAATGVILAALYVLLTYQRIFTGPVRDELAGTHDLSAREKWVAAPLVVGLLVLGFVPGAALELVREPAAVTVELVGLTPDAAVVDDSTAQPTEGSHS from the coding sequence ATGAACATCGATGCGAACATGCCATGGCTCACCCTGCTCGTCGCGTTGCCGCTCGTCGGCGCGCTCGTGCTGTGGGCACTACCGAAGCGGTCGGTCCATCTGGCGCGACCGCTCGCCCTGGGATTCTCTCTGGCCGAGGTCGTCCTGCTCGTCGTGACCGTCGCCGCGTTCGACCGCACCGCGTCCGGGACGTACCAGCTCACCGAGACCCACGAGTGGATCCGCCAGCTCGGCGTGAGCTACGCGCTCGGCGTCGACGGTGTGGGGCTGCTCCTCGTGTCGCTGAGCGTCGTCCTCGTCCCGCTCGTCATCGGTGCAGCGTGGCGCGAGCAGGGGATCGACCGGCCTGAGGTCGTCGAGCCGGACCGCGCTCCTGGGTTCGTCCGGCTGCGCCACTACCTCGCGCTGGTCCTCGTGCTCGAGATGTTCATGGTCCTCATCTTCGCGGCGCGGGACGTGTTCCTGTTCTACGTGGTGTTCGAGGCCATGCTCATCCCGGTCTACTTCATGATCGGTGGGTTCGGAGACGGGGCACGGCGACGGTACGCCGCGATCAAGTTCCTCATCTTCTCGCTCGCTGGTGGCCTCGTCATGCTCGTGGCCGTCATCGCGCTCTACGTCCAGGGGCCTGGTGGGCCGCAGGGCTTCCTCACCGAGAACCTCACGGGTCTCTCGTTCGACCCGACGACCGAGCGGCTGCTGTTCCTCGGGTTCTTCCTCGCGTTCGCGATCAAGGCCCCGCTCTTCCCCGTGCACTCCTGGCTGCCTGACGCGGCCGAGCACGCCCCGGCGGGCACCTCGGTGCTCCTCGTCGGCGTCCTCGACAAGGTCGGGACCTTCGGGATGCTCACGCTCTGCCTCCCGCTCTTCCCGCACGCGTCCCGGTGGGCGGCGCCCGTGATCATCGTTCTCGCGGTCGTCTCGATCCTCTACGGCGCGCTCCTGGCCCTCGGTCAGCAGGACATCATGCGGCTCGTCGCCTACACGTCTGTGTCGCACTTCGGGTTCATCGTCCTCGGCATCTTCGCGTTCCAGCAGCTGAGCGTCGCCGGGGCGTCCTTCTACATGGTCAACCACGGCATCTCCACCGGGCTGCTCTTCCTCGTGGCGGGATTCCTCGTCGCACGGTCCCCGTCGGGTCGTTCGCGGCAGATCGCCGACTTCGGCGGCCTGCAGAAGGTGGTGCCCGTGCTCGCCGGGACGTTCCTCGTCGCCGGGCTCTCCGCGCTCTCGCTGCCGGGGCTCTCGACGTTCGTCTCGGAGATCATGGTGCTCGTCGGGACGTACGGACGCAGCCCTGCGGCAGCGATCGTCGCCGCGACCGGCGTGATCCTCGCGGCCCTGTACGTGCTGCTCACCTACCAGCGCATCTTCACCGGGCCGGTGCGTGACGAGCTCGCCGGGACGCACGACCTGTCGGCTCGCGAGAAGTGGGTCGCCGCACCGCTCGTCGTCGGGCTGCTCGTGCTCGGGTTCGTGCCCGGCGCGGCGCTCGAGCTCGTCCGAGAGCCCGCTGCGGTGACCGTGGAGCTGGTCGGGCTCACGCCCGACGCAGCCGTGGTCGACGACAGCACCGCCCAGCCCACCGAGGGGAGCCACTCGTGA